A single genomic interval of Helianthus annuus cultivar XRQ/B chromosome 6, HanXRQr2.0-SUNRISE, whole genome shotgun sequence harbors:
- the LOC110944084 gene encoding F-box/kelch-repeat protein At3g23880-like produces MSDNVPFEIQEEIIKRLPIKSLIRFQLVSKAWKSLIGSSHFIADYSAPHPQLQHLLVRYDHGHTSKPIYSSVVDDHTLVNRRVSLTPPPLVNWLRDSIIIGSSHGLLCLHCFYGDDNRFGLGTRMAVIWNISIRKAIAVVVPSVPDGEIYITFTSFGVCPETSDPKILKITEIKMWSDTESVTLIPWQVEVFTVSSGVWRCPYTTNLPRKSVQFSCSQVVVDGFCYWLATDRSTIDPGFKAYNLIISFHMTSEEFTEVNLPDSLIYEGSVDYLNISNLRDSLVVLDRNTEENVCYVWSMKDDGVSKSFTKLFTIYSPDATLLSVLEFRRSGEPVIEILDNDADPRYVPYAPSLLAIYEPKSKHISNLGINGIGSFFVHSYKETLLLLDQPDFTVYDKGKGYIVKQRAEILSLLKHTNKVEMQGAHEMK; encoded by the coding sequence atgtcaGACAATGTGCCTTTCGAAATTCAAGAGGAAATCATCAAAAGGCTTCCTATCAAATCATTGATCCGATTCCAATTGGTCTCCAAAGCCTGGAAGTCTCTCATTGGCAGTAGTCATTTTATTGCAGATTACAGCGCCCCACACCCACAGCTGCAACATCTCCTCGTGAGGTATGATCACGGACATACTTCTAAGCCAATATATTCTTCAGTTGTCGATGATCATACTTTAGTCAACCGGAGAGTTTCCCTCACTCCTCCCCCGTTGGTTAACTGGCTTAGAGATTCTATAATAATCGGCAGCTCTCATGGCTTGTTGTGTTTGCATTGTTTTTATGGCGATGATAACAGATTTGGTCTTGGAACCAGAATGGCTGTTATTTGGAATATTTCAATTAGAAAAGCTATTGCTGTTGTTGTGCCTAGTGTGCCAGATGGGGAAATATACATAACCTTTACAAGTTTTGGGGTTTGTCCAGAGACTAGTGACCCTAAGATTCTCAAGATCACAGAAATTAAAATGTGGAGTGATACGGAAAGTGTAACTCTCATCCCTTGGCAGGTTGAGGTTTTTACGGTAAGCTCAGGGGTTTGGAGATGTCCATATACCACCAATCTCCCTCGTAAATCAGTTCAATTTAGCTGTTCGCAGGTTGTTGTAGATGGGTTCTGTTATTGGCTTGCTACTGATAGGAGTACTATAGATCCTGGATTTAAGGCTTATAATCTGATTATTTCATTTCATATGACAAGTGAAGAATTTACAGAAGTAAACCTTCCAGATAGTTTAATATATGAGGGGTCTGTTGATTATTTGAACATCTCTAATCTAAGGGACTCTCTTGTTGTGCTTGATAGAAATACGGAAGAGAATGTTTGTTATGTTTGGTCAATGAAGGATGATGGTGTATCGAAGTCGTTTACAAAGCTATTCACTATTTACTCACCAGATGCAACGCTACTAAGTGTGCTAGAATTTAGGAGAAGTGGTGAACCTGTAATTGAAATTTTAGATAATGATGCTGACCCGCGTTATGTCCCATATGCCCCGTCATTGCTTGCCATTTATGAACCCAAATCAAAACACATCAGTAATCTTGGGATTAATGGAATAGGTTCATTTTTTGTGCATTCCTACAAGGAAACACTACTTCTGCTTGACCAACCAGATTTTACGGTTTATGACAAAGGTAAAGGCTACATCGTTAAGCAGAGAGCTGAGATTTTAAGCCTTTTGAAGCATACAAACAAGGTTGAAATGCAAGGCGcacatgaaatgaaatga